The Sesamum indicum cultivar Zhongzhi No. 13 linkage group LG6, S_indicum_v1.0, whole genome shotgun sequence genome has a segment encoding these proteins:
- the LOC110012165 gene encoding uncharacterized protein LOC110012165: MKKKADRKYFDWKIIDFHLRKKVDIEAWITIGPNRNQNTQIRTNISKKIPKKDLFYLMIPEINPPNSPKGFLDWMGMNEKILKRTSSNLELWFFPEFMLLYNSYKTKPWFIPSKLLLLNLNQTENQNSSENKKINEKEKGSFLIASNKKQRNQEEKEPTSGRNLGPALSQQKDIEENDARKSDLKKGKKKKSIAEAELELLLKGYLLFQLRWYGTLNERMIDNIKVYCFLLRLIDPRKMTLSSIQTKEMSLQLLLMHKNLTLTELMKKGVLIIEPIRLFGKKDGQFIMYQTIGISLVHKNKHQTNLKYQEQRYLSKNRFDLLVPENILSFRHRRKLRILICVNSKNRNDVDRNSVFWNGKNVKNSSQVSHDNSHLDREKNPLMKLKLFLWPNFRLEDLACMNRYWFDTNNGSRFSMLRIQMYPRLKIRG; the protein is encoded by the coding sequence atgaaaaaaaaggccgatagaaaatattttgactggaaaattattgattttcatcTTAGAAAAAAAGTCGATATTGAGGCCTGGATCACGATCGGTCCCAATAGGAATCAAAATACTCAAATTCGTactaatatttctaaaaaaattccGAAAAAAGatcttttttatcttatgaTTCCAGAAATCAATCCACCAAACTCCCCAAAAGGATTTTTGGATTGGATgggaatgaatgaaaaaattctaAAGCGTACCAGTTCGAATCTCGAACTTTGGTTCTTCCCAGAATTTATGTTACTTTACAATTCATATAAAACGAAACCCTGGTTTATACCAAGCAAATTActtcttttaaatttgaatcagactgaaaatcaaaatagtagtgaaaataaaaagatcaatgaaaaggaaaaaggaagttttTTGATagcatcaaataaaaaacagcgaaatcaagaagaaaaagaacccaCAAGCGGAAGAAATCTTGGCCCCGCTCTCTCACAACAAAAAgatattgaagaaaatgatgCAAGAAAATCAGACctgaaaaaagggaaaaagaaaaaaagcatcGCGGAAGCAGAACTAGAGTTGTTGCTGAAAGGTTATTTGCTTTTTCAATTGAGATGGTACGGTACTTTGAATGAAAGAATGATCGATAATATCAAGGTATATTGTTTCCTCCTTAGACTGATAGATCCAAGAAAAATGACTCTATCCTCGATTCAAACGAAAGAAATGAGTTTACAGCTTCTGCTGATGCATAAGAATTTAACTCTTACAGAATTGATGAAAAAGGGAGTATTGATTATAGAACCCATTCGTTTGTTTGGAAAAAAAGATGGACAATTTATTATGTATCAAACCATAGGTATTTCGTTGGTTCATAAGAATAAGCACCAAACCAATCTAAAATACCAAGAGCAAAGATATCTTTCTAAGAATCGTTTTGATTTACTTGttccagaaaatattttatcgttTAGACATCGtagaaaattgagaattctAATTTGTGTCAATTCAAAGAATAGAAATGATGTAGATAGAAATTCAGTATTTTGGAATGGAAAGAACGTAAAAAACAGCAGCCAAGTTTCACATGACAATAGCCATCTTGATAGAGAGAAAAAtccattaatgaaattaaagcTCTTTCTTTGGCCTAATTTTCGATTAGAAGATTTAGCTTGTATGAATCGTTATTGGTTTGATACCAATAATGGCAGTCGTTTCAGTATGTTAAGGATACAGATGTATCCACGATTGAAAATTCGTGGATAA
- the LOC105164492 gene encoding LOW QUALITY PROTEIN: uncharacterized protein LOC105164492 (The sequence of the model RefSeq protein was modified relative to this genomic sequence to represent the inferred CDS: substituted 2 bases at 2 genomic stop codons), translating to MKGSNFGACERPPSVSNFITGQLMMFISIYYAPLHLALGRPHTITVLALPYLLFHFFWNNHKHFFDYGSTTRNSMRNFSIQCVFLNNLIFQLFNHFILPSSMLARLVNIYMFRCNNKMLFVTSSFVGGLIGHILFMKWLGLVLVWIRQNRSIRSNKYIRSNKYLLSELRNSMARIFSILLFITCVYYLGRIPSPILTKKLKETSKMEXRMESEEERVESEEERDVEIETASEMKGTKXEQEGSTEKDPSFLSEGKADPNKIDETEEIRVNGKEDEFHFRFTETGYKNRPVSQESYLMNINENHDNSRFKIFDKPLVTLLFDWKRPSTISLHKK from the exons ATGAAAGGATCGAATTtcggagcctgtgaaaggccaccAAGTGTAAG taattttattacgGGACAACTCATGATGTTCATATCGATCTATTATGCGCCTCTGCATCTAGCATTGGGTAGACCTCATACAATAACTGTCCTAGCTCTACCATATcttttgtttcatttcttCTGGAACAATCACAAACACTTTTTTGATTATGGATCTACTACCAGAAATTCAATGCGTAATTTCAGCATTCAATGTGTATTCCTGaataatctcatttttcaattattcaacCATTTCATTTTACCAAGTTCAATGTTAGCCAGATTAGTCAACATTTATATGTTTCGATGCAACAACAAGATGTTATTTGTAACAAGTAGTTTTGTTGGTGGTTTAATTGGTCACATTTTATTCATGAAATGGCTTGGATTGGTATTAGTCTGGATACGGCAAAATCGATCTATTAGATCGAATAAGTACATTCGATCTAATAAGTACCTTCTATCAGAATTGAGAAATTCTATGGCTCGGATCTTTAGTATTCTCTTATTTATTACCTGTGTTTACTATTTAGGCAGAATACCGTCACCCATTCTTACTAAGAAACTGAAAGAAACCTCAAAAATGGAATAAAGGATGGAAAGTGAGGAAGAAAGGGTGGAAAGTGAGGAAGAAAGAGATGTAGAAATAGAAACAGCTTCCGAAATGAAGGGGACTAAATAGGAACAAGAGGGATCCACCGAAAAAGATCCTTCCTTTTTATCAGAAGGAAAGGCCGATCCAAACAAAATCGATGAAACAGAAGAAATCCGAGTCAATGGAAAGGAAGATGAATTCCACTTTCGATTTACAGAGACAGGCTATAAAAATAGACCCGTTTCTCAAGAGTCTTATCTGATGAATATCAatgaaaatcatgacaattcaagattcaaaatatttgataaaccTCTTGTGACTCTTCTTTTCGATTGGAAGCGTCCATCGACCATTTCgctacataaaaaataa